One part of the Sardina pilchardus chromosome 5, fSarPil1.1, whole genome shotgun sequence genome encodes these proteins:
- the zgc:100829 gene encoding uncharacterized protein DDB_G0271670 isoform X2, with translation MLQQILKDMYIEPELLEALSEEQKKTLFIKMRQEQVRRWKEREEKTEGEEARRPKAKTGQSKNVSWLLGRDGDVQVFVIGEVDELKSSKLIYTGLGERNTSSLSNNSRPCSTQAATFKSNLINRTSPDSVRSGRENHPPKTQAGIQLNLKDNTDEMKTSPPLQVATSELKPSTDSAPLQAHESQEDTESDRTAPADVPASPASPASPASSPTPPAPAYRPHLRSGSTKPLLTAASLLKGLDRSAGSMRSRVGMSSSDSASALLTGTGSSSSSSSAPLVGTGSSSSSSAPLVGKDGRSGSSNISSSAPLVGTGGSSNISSSSSPLGGAGSRMPPAETQQEPQSSRGKDFRVVPASKRALSVDELGASASVVAPAAAPLAAPVVAPAAAAPVVAPAAVAAGVDVCVGRGRVAQLMKTFSVSGENTPPVRSSKPPIPSKPNHLRLQQSASLR, from the exons ATGCTGCAGCAGATCCTGAAGGACATGTACATCGAGCCGGAGCTGCTGGAGGCTCTGAGCGAGGAGCAGAAGAAGACGCTCTTCATCAAGATGAGGCAGGAGCAGGTGCGGCGCTGGAAGGAGCGCGAGGAGAAGACGGAGGGCGAGGAGGCGCGCCGGCCCAAAGCCAAGACAG GCCAGAGTAAAAACGTAAGCTGGCTCCTTGGTCGTGACGGGGATGTTCAGGTGTTTGTGATTGGTGAGGTGGATGAGCTGAAGTCCTCTAAGCTGATCTACACTGGGCTGGGGGAACGGAACACGTCAAGTCTGAGCAACAACTCacg GCCTTGCAGTACCCAGGCTGCCACATTTAAGAGCAACTTGATCAACAGAACATCACCAGACTCTGTGCGATCAGGGAGAGAGAATCATCCGCCCAAAACACAAGCTGGAATACAATTAAATCTGAAG GACAACACAGATGAAATGAAGACATCGCCCCCTCTACAG GTTGCAACCAGCGAGCTTAAGCCATCAACAGACAGC GCCCCTCTTCAAGCGCACGAGTCACAGGAGGACACCGAGTCCGACCGCACTGCCCCGGCGGACGTCCCGGCCTCCCCAGCCTCCCCAGCCTCCCCGGCCTCCTCCCCGACCCCCCCGGCCCCCGCCTACCGGCCGCACCTGCGCTCCGGCTCCACCAAGCCGCTCCTCACCGCCGCCTCCCTGCTGAAGGGCCTGGATAGGAGCGCCGGCAGCATGAGGAGCAGAGTCGGGATGAGCAGCAGTGACAGCGCTAGTGCCCTCCTCACTGGCacag gcagcagcagcagcagcagtagtgccCCCCTGGTTGgcacaggcagcagcagcagcagcagtgccccCCTGGTTGGCAAAGACGGCAGGAGTGGCAGCAGCAACATCAGTAGTAGTGCCCCCCTGGTTGGCACAGGCGGCAGCAgcaacatcagcagcagcagcagtccccTGGGTGGTGCGGGGAGCAGGATGCCCCCAGCTGAGACTCAGCAGGAGCCCCAAAGCAGCAGAG gtAAAGACTTCCGGGTGGTGCCAGCATCTAAGCGTGCTTTGTCTGTAGACGAGTTGGGTGCATCAGCATCTGTGGTGGCACCGGCGGCGGCACCTTTGGCCGCTCCTGTTGTGGCCCCGGCGGCGGCAGCTCCAGTGGTGGCGCCAGCAGCGGTGGCGGCGGgcgtggacgtgtgtgtgggccGGGGTCGCGTGGCCCAGCTCATGAAGACCTTCAGCGTCTCTGGAGAGAACACCCCACCAGTGCGGTCCTCCAAGCCCCCCATCCCATCCAAGCCCAACCACCTACGCCTGCAGCAGTCGGCGTCACTCAGGTAG
- the zgc:100829 gene encoding uncharacterized protein DDB_G0271670 isoform X1 — MLQQILKDMYIEPELLEALSEEQKKTLFIKMRQEQVRRWKEREEKTEGEEARRPKAKTGQSKNVSWLLGRDGDVQVFVIGEVDELKSSKLIYTGLGERNTSSLSNNSRPCSTQAATFKSNLINRTSPDSVRSGRENHPPKTQAGIQLNLKDNTDEMKTSPPLQVATSELKPSTDSAPLQAHESQEDTESDRTAPADVPASPASPASPASSPTPPAPAYRPHLRSGSTKPLLTAASLLKGLDRSAGSMRSRVGMSSSDSASALLTGTGGSSSSSALFTGTGSSSSSSSAPLVGTGSSSSSSAPLVGKDGRSGSSNISSSAPLVGTGGSSNISSSSSPLGGAGSRMPPAETQQEPQSSRGKDFRVVPASKRALSVDELGASASVVAPAAAPLAAPVVAPAAAAPVVAPAAVAAGVDVCVGRGRVAQLMKTFSVSGENTPPVRSSKPPIPSKPNHLRLQQSASLR, encoded by the exons ATGCTGCAGCAGATCCTGAAGGACATGTACATCGAGCCGGAGCTGCTGGAGGCTCTGAGCGAGGAGCAGAAGAAGACGCTCTTCATCAAGATGAGGCAGGAGCAGGTGCGGCGCTGGAAGGAGCGCGAGGAGAAGACGGAGGGCGAGGAGGCGCGCCGGCCCAAAGCCAAGACAG GCCAGAGTAAAAACGTAAGCTGGCTCCTTGGTCGTGACGGGGATGTTCAGGTGTTTGTGATTGGTGAGGTGGATGAGCTGAAGTCCTCTAAGCTGATCTACACTGGGCTGGGGGAACGGAACACGTCAAGTCTGAGCAACAACTCacg GCCTTGCAGTACCCAGGCTGCCACATTTAAGAGCAACTTGATCAACAGAACATCACCAGACTCTGTGCGATCAGGGAGAGAGAATCATCCGCCCAAAACACAAGCTGGAATACAATTAAATCTGAAG GACAACACAGATGAAATGAAGACATCGCCCCCTCTACAG GTTGCAACCAGCGAGCTTAAGCCATCAACAGACAGC GCCCCTCTTCAAGCGCACGAGTCACAGGAGGACACCGAGTCCGACCGCACTGCCCCGGCGGACGTCCCGGCCTCCCCAGCCTCCCCAGCCTCCCCGGCCTCCTCCCCGACCCCCCCGGCCCCCGCCTACCGGCCGCACCTGCGCTCCGGCTCCACCAAGCCGCTCCTCACCGCCGCCTCCCTGCTGAAGGGCCTGGATAGGAGCGCCGGCAGCATGAGGAGCAGAGTCGGGATGAGCAGCAGTGACAGCGCTAGTGCCCTCCTCACTGGCacaggcggcagcagcagcagtagtgccCTCTTCACTGgcacaggcagcagcagcagcagcagtagtgccCCCCTGGTTGgcacaggcagcagcagcagcagcagtgccccCCTGGTTGGCAAAGACGGCAGGAGTGGCAGCAGCAACATCAGTAGTAGTGCCCCCCTGGTTGGCACAGGCGGCAGCAgcaacatcagcagcagcagcagtccccTGGGTGGTGCGGGGAGCAGGATGCCCCCAGCTGAGACTCAGCAGGAGCCCCAAAGCAGCAGAG gtAAAGACTTCCGGGTGGTGCCAGCATCTAAGCGTGCTTTGTCTGTAGACGAGTTGGGTGCATCAGCATCTGTGGTGGCACCGGCGGCGGCACCTTTGGCCGCTCCTGTTGTGGCCCCGGCGGCGGCAGCTCCAGTGGTGGCGCCAGCAGCGGTGGCGGCGGgcgtggacgtgtgtgtgggccGGGGTCGCGTGGCCCAGCTCATGAAGACCTTCAGCGTCTCTGGAGAGAACACCCCACCAGTGCGGTCCTCCAAGCCCCCCATCCCATCCAAGCCCAACCACCTACGCCTGCAGCAGTCGGCGTCACTCAGGTAG